A region from the Arachis ipaensis cultivar K30076 chromosome B01, Araip1.1, whole genome shotgun sequence genome encodes:
- the LOC107608418 gene encoding protein ALP1-like, translated as MDRRVFHALCNMLKVVGKLEPSRNMGVEEMVAIFLYIIAHDVKIRVIKRQFVRSEETISRRFNDVLLAILRCHNLLLKKPQPFSQDRMDERWKWFKNCLGALDGTHIKVNVLEADKLRYRNRKSDITTNVLGVVAPDMQFIYVLAGWEGSAADSRVLRDALFRNGFSVPRGFLAPYRGQKYHLSEFNPYNQPSTTQEFFNMKHSQAKNVFERTFGVLKAR; from the exons ATGGATAGGCGTGTCTTTCATGCATTGTGTAACATGCTTAAAGTGGTTGGAAAGTTAGAACCAAGTAGGAATATGGGTGTGGAAGAAATGGTTgccatatttttatatattatagcACATGACGTCAAAATTAGAGTAATAAAGAGACAATTTGTGAGATCTGAAGAAACAATTAGTAGGCGATTTAATGATGTATTGCTTGCTATTTTGAGATGTCATAATCTCTTATTGAAGAAACCTCAACCATTTAGTCAGGATAGAATGGATGAACGATGGAAATGGTTCAAG aattgcCTAGGAGCCTTAGATGGTACTCATATCAAAGTCAATGTCCTTGAGGCTGATAAGCTTAGATATCGAAACAGAAAAAGTGACATAACAACTAATGTGCTTGGAGTGGTTGCTCCCGATATGCAATTTATCTACGTACTGGCGGGTTGGGAGGGTTCAGCTGCGGATTCTAGGGTATTGCGAGATGCACTATTTCGCAATGGGTTTAGTGTTCCCCGAG GATTTTTGGCACCTTATAGAGGACAAAAATATCATTTGAGTGAGTTTAATCCATATAATCAACCCAGTACAACTCAAGAGTTTTTTAATATGAAACACTCACAAGCTAAGAATGTCTTTGAAAGGACATTTGGAGTATTGAAAGCAAGATGA